A window of Mesoplasma chauliocola contains these coding sequences:
- the rpsD gene encoding 30S ribosomal protein S4 — protein sequence MSRYTGSTFKKARRYGFSILENGKEFSKGKKRVTTPGQHGKDKARLKMSGYGAQLQEKQKVKFMYGMTERQFRNTFAKAKKVHGGILGTNFLVLLESRLDNIVYRLGFAMTRQAARQLVNHGHILVNGKKIDIPSYQAKPGDQIEVKESMKKNDKIAEALQNNESTVEFVKVDKANLKGQFVRLPERQELNLEINDALIVEWYNRLIK from the coding sequence ATGTCAAGATATACTGGATCAACATTTAAAAAAGCAAGAAGATATGGTTTCTCAATTCTTGAGAATGGTAAAGAATTTAGCAAAGGTAAAAAAAGAGTAACTACTCCAGGTCAACACGGTAAAGACAAAGCTCGTTTAAAAATGAGTGGATATGGTGCTCAATTACAAGAAAAACAAAAAGTTAAATTCATGTATGGAATGACTGAAAGACAATTCAGAAACACATTTGCAAAAGCTAAAAAAGTTCATGGTGGAATTTTAGGGACAAACTTCCTAGTATTATTAGAATCAAGATTAGACAATATTGTTTATCGTCTTGGATTCGCAATGACTAGACAAGCTGCTCGTCAATTAGTTAACCACGGTCATATTTTAGTAAATGGCAAAAAAATTGACATTCCATCATACCAAGCAAAACCAGGTGATCAAATTGAAGTTAAAGAATCTATGAAGAAAAACGACAAAATTGCTGAAGCATTACAAAACAATGAATCAACAGTTGAATTTGTTAAAGTAGATAAAGCTAACTTAAAAGGTCAATTTGTTAGATTACCTGAACGTCAAGAATTAAATTTAGAAATCAACGACGCTTTAATTGTTGAATGATACAACCGTTTAATTAAGTAA